Below is a genomic region from Granulibacter bethesdensis CGDNIH1.
TATGCTGATCGGGGGGGAAACTGCCTTCAGGCATGGAAAACGATCAGCAAAAGAAAAATGCCCTCATCACACCGCATGGCTCCGCGCCATATGTCACCGTTGCGCACGCCACGCGGCTATGGTTTCTGTCCACTCGCACCAAACGTCCCGACGCAGTCCGCGATCTTCCCGCGTTGCGCGGGAAGCCGCCCGAGAGGACAAGCCATGAGCAGCATGACATACCGGGATGCAGGCGTCGACATCGACGCTGGCGATGCCCTGGTCGAAGCCATCAAGCCGCTGGCCCGCGCCACCAGCCGTTCCGGCGTGATGGGCGGACTGGGCGGGTTCGGAGCACTCTTCGACCTGAAAGCCGCCGGATTCAAGGACCCGGTTCTGGTCAGCACGACGGATGGCGTCGGCACCAAGCTGCGCGTCGCCATCGAGGCGGGACGTCACGAGACCGTCGGCATCGATCTGGTGGCCATGTGCGTGAACGATCTGGTGGTGCAGGGGGCGGAGCCGCTGTTCTTCCTCGATTATTTCGCAACCGGCAAATTGTCGGTGGAGGCGGCCCGGACCGTTCTCGCGGGAATCGCAGAAGGCTGCCGTCAGGCGGGCAGTGCGCTGGTCGGTGGCGAAACCGCGGAAATGCCGGGCATGTATGCCGATGGCGATTACGATCTGGCCGGCTTCTCGGTCGGCGCGGCAGAGCGGGAGGCACTGCTGCCCGCGGGTGTTGCCGCCGGTGATACCGTGCTCGGTCTGGCCAGCAGCGGGGTCCATTCCAATGGTTATTCTCTGGTGCGGCGGGTTGTGGAAGCCTCCGGACTGGCCTGGGATGCGCCCTGCCCCTTTGCCGAAGGCAGGACGCTGGCGGAGGCTCTGCTGACCCCGACCCGGATCTACGTCTCCTCCGTGCTGGCCCTGCATCGCGCGGGCCTGCTGAAAGCAGCCGCCCATATCACGGGCGGCGGTCTGCCGGGCAATGTGCATCGGGTTCTGCCGGGCGGCCTGCATGCCGTGATCGACACCGCCGCATGGCCCCGCCCACCAGTGTTCAACTGGCTGGCTACGCAGGGCAATGTCGCGGAAGATGAAATGCTGCGCGTTTTCAATTGCGGCATCGGCATGATCGTCGTCACATCCGATCCGGATGCTGCCACCGCACTGCTGAGCGAAGCGGGCGAAACCGTCTATCGCCTCGGCCGTATCGATACGAAGGAAGGCGCGGCCTCCACCCCCGATCTGCTCGCCATCCCAGAATGACGCGGATCGCGATTTTTATCAGCGGCCGGGGCAGCAATATGCGCTCCCTGGTCTCTGCTGCCCGCGCGCCCGGTTTTCCGGGACAGGTGGTGCTGGTCCTGTCCAACGATCCTGCTGCCGCCGGGCTGGACTTCGCCCGTAAAGCCGGGATCGAGGCGCTGTGCGTCGATCACCGCCCCTTCGGCAAGGACCGGCAGGCGCATGAACAGGCCATCGACGAAGCCCTGCACGCCCGGGGAATCGAACTGATCTGTCTGGCCGGTTATATGCGCCTGTTGACGCCCTGTCTGGTGGATC
It encodes:
- the purM gene encoding phosphoribosylformylglycinamidine cyclo-ligase; the encoded protein is MSSMTYRDAGVDIDAGDALVEAIKPLARATSRSGVMGGLGGFGALFDLKAAGFKDPVLVSTTDGVGTKLRVAIEAGRHETVGIDLVAMCVNDLVVQGAEPLFFLDYFATGKLSVEAARTVLAGIAEGCRQAGSALVGGETAEMPGMYADGDYDLAGFSVGAAEREALLPAGVAAGDTVLGLASSGVHSNGYSLVRRVVEASGLAWDAPCPFAEGRTLAEALLTPTRIYVSSVLALHRAGLLKAAAHITGGGLPGNVHRVLPGGLHAVIDTAAWPRPPVFNWLATQGNVAEDEMLRVFNCGIGMIVVTSDPDAATALLSEAGETVYRLGRIDTKEGAASTPDLLAIPE